In one Dreissena polymorpha isolate Duluth1 chromosome 7, UMN_Dpol_1.0, whole genome shotgun sequence genomic region, the following are encoded:
- the LOC127837380 gene encoding G-protein coupled receptor 52-like produces MDTSSVVEIVVLIIMVTVTLSTNIITLLVISCTDYLRNINKVYMYSITVSDLCIGLFIFPFALYTAITNLFRNPDVNPLICHIQAYLTIVFFLSGLYALAWTNVDHYVAVRKPERYKVMMSPPRSLCWIAFAWIAAISFCCPPVLSYNEIDQFYHQVYLCTVYFGSEIPYFISAAVLALLPPMLVLLITNVYLFTHGFRKKQKMYEAVPIILDVSSRPRNYQINFIISTICISTWIPWCVLRIISFYLDTIPNLLHFFTFWIAMGNTFYKFFIYAGMSVEYRRGLRELVRQCCSRCLCKSSVQTPRASQTVNFAATRLVTKPSTSGPAPINL; encoded by the coding sequence ATGGATACCAGCTCAGTGGTTGAAATAGTGGTTCTGATCATTATGGTGACAGTGACCTTGTCCACAAATATAATCACGCTTTTGGTGATTTCATGCACCGACTACTTACGCAACATCAACAAAGTGTACATGTACTCCATAACAGTCTCAGACCTCTGTATCGGATTGTTCATATTCCCGTTCGCTCTGTACACCGCCATAACGAACCTTTTTCGTAACCCGGACGTAAATCCCTTGATATGCCACATTCAAGCCTACCTAACCATTGTGTTTTTTCTGTCTGGTTTGTACGCTTTAGCCTGGACAAATGTTGACCATTACGTCGCTGTAAGAAAACCTGAACGTTACAAGGTCATGATGTCTCCGCCCCGGTCCTTATGCTGGATTGCCTTCGCGTGGATTGCAGCAATAAGTTTTTGTTGCCCACCCGTGTTGAGTTATAATGAAATTGACCAATTTTATCACCAGGTGTATTTATGCACCGTGTACTTTGGGTCTGAAATTCCATATTTTATATCAGCCGCTGTTCTAGCATTGCTGCCACCCATGCTGGTGTTACTTATTACAAACGTGTACCTATTCACTCACGGGTTTCGgaagaaacaaaaaatgtatgAAGCAGTGCCCATCATACTTGATGTGAGTTCCCGCCCAAGAAATTACCAAATAAACTTTATAATTTCCACGATATGCATTAGCACGTGGATTCCCTGGTGTGTACTGAGGATAATCAGCTTCTACCTGGACACCATaccgaacctgttacatttcttTACGTTTTGGATCGCCATGGGTAACACGTTTTACAAGTTTTTTATATACGCGGGAATGAGTGTAGAATATAGAAGGGGCTTAAGGGAACTTGTGCGACAATGTTGCTCGAGATGTCTTTGTAAATCCAGCGTTCAGACACCACGTGCGAGTCAAACCGTGAACTTTGCAGCGACGCGCCTTGTAACAAAGCCATCTACTAGCGGGCCTGCCCCCATAAATTTGTAG